The Tepidanaerobacter syntrophicus genome includes the window ATCCTATGGTATAACAAATCCCGGCCTTGCAAAGTTTGCAAGCGGAGCAGTTTTTCCAACCGGTCTTATATTAGTAGTAATTTGCGGAGCCGAACTTTTTACAGGAAATAACCTTATGATAATAGGCCTTATGGATAAAAAAATCAGCTTGGAACAGCTTTTAAGAAATTGGATTACGGTTTACATATCAAATTTTATAGGTTCAGTAATTATTGCATACCTGATAAGCTGCAGCGGCTTACTTGACAGTGGCGGTCAGCTTTTAGGAGCTACCGTAATTAAAACAGCAATAACAAAAGCATCATTACCTTTTAGCCAGGCCCTTGTTAGAGGAATTTTATGTAATATAATGGTGGTGCTTGCTGTATGGATGGCTACTGCCGCAAAAGATATCGCAGGCAAAATTTGCGCTATTTGGTTTCCTATTATGCTCTTTGTGATGTCAGGCTTTGAGCACAGCGTGGCCAATATGTATTTTATACCTGCCGGAATTTTTGCCGCCTCAAATGCGGCCTATCTTGAAGTAGGCAAGATTGATCCGTCTTCAATAGGTGTTTTGAACGCGGGGGGTCTTTTTTCAAATTTAATTCCTGTTACCATAGGCAATATATTAGGAGGAGCTATTGTAATAGGAATTGCTTATTGGTATGTATACAGACGTAATTCTTAAATCGCCATAATATTATTTTTAAATGAAGGTTTTTAGTAAAACTTGTCGAATAATAACTAGGTTAGCTCAAAGAAGGAGGCGAAAGAATGGTTAAGACCTTTAACGGTGGTATACATCCACCATACAATAAAGAATTGACCAAAAATAAACCTATAAAGGAAGCTGTTTTACCCAGCAAGGTTATACTCCCTATGGGTATGCATGTAGGTGCTCCCTGTGAGCCGCTGGTAAAAGTTGGAGATATGGTAAAGAAAGGCCAAAAAATAGGAGATTCCAAAGCCTTTGTTTCGGTGCCGGTTCATGCCAGCATTTCAGGGAAGGTAATTGCAGTAGAGCCTAGATTATGGCCGGGCGGAGGTTTAATGATGTCCGTTGTTATCGAATCTGACGGGAAAGACGAGGCCTATGAGGATATTAACCCTCCTAAACCGTTAGATAAGCTGACGCCAGAAGAGATAAAAAGTATAATACGCGAAGCCGGCATGGCGGGACTAGGAGGCGCAGGTTTTCCCACACATGTTAAACTTGCGGTACCGCCGGAAAAAAATATAGATACAATCATTGTAAATGCTGCAGAGTGCGAACCTTACATCACAGCAGACCACAGGCTGTTACTAGAACATCCGGAAGATGTGGTTTTAGGCCTTAAGGCCATTATGAAAGCAGTCAATGTGAACAAAGGAATTATAGCAATAGAAGACAATAAAATAGATGCGTTAGACGGTATAAACCGAGCCATCGCCGGAAGCGAAGGGATTCAAGTTATAATTTTAGCTACAAAGTACCCTCAAGGCGGCGAAAAACAACTTATACAAGCTGTAACTGATAGAGAAGTTCCCTCTGGCGGCCTGCCTATGGATGTAGGAGTAATAGTTAACAATGCCGGCACGTGTGCGGCTATTGCAAAAGTGCTAAAAACCGGTATGCCTCTTATTGAAAGAATAACCACGGTAACCGGTTCAGGGATAAACGAGCCGAGCAATCTTTTGATAAGAATAGGCACACCCCTTATTGATATTATAGAACAGTGTGGCGGCTTTAAAGGCACTCCCGGCAAGGTTTTAATGGGTGGCCCGATGATGGGCCTGGCCCAGTCTACACTGGATGTTCCGGCCATAAAGGGCACCTCCGGCATATTGGTTTTAGAAAAATCAGATGTAAAGCTTTTTGAACCATCGACCTGTATTAATTGTGCGCGCTGCGTAGATGCTTGTCCCATAAACCTTTTACCTACAAGACTTGCTAAATTCTCGGAAAAAGGCAGATGGAAGGACGCTGAAGACTACCACGCAATGGATTGTATAGAATGCGGTTGCTGTGCATATGTATGTCCGGCACATATACCGCTGACACAACATATAAGGATTGCAAAGAATACTATAACAGCTTTAAGGAAGAAAAATAAGAAGTAGATTTTTTCTGACAAGATAGGAGGTAGCTGTATAATGGAGGACTATAATTTGATTGTAACGTCTTCTCCTCATATACATTCAGGAGAAAGCACGTCAAAGATAATGTTAACAGTAGCCGCAGCTTTGTTACTGCCCACCATTGGAAGCATATATTTCTTTGGACCTAGGGCTTTAGCTCTTGTGATAGTAAGCAGCGTGGCTGCGGTAATAACGGAAGCCATTTTTCAAAAACTTAGAAACAGACCCATCACTATTAAAGATGGAAGTGCTCTGGTAACAGGAATGCTTCTGGCCCTTAATCTACCACCGGGACTGCCTTACTGGATGGCAGCAGTAGGTGCTGTGGTAGCTATATCTTTAGGCAAACAAATTTACGGTGGAATAGGAGCCAATCCGTTTAATCCCGCCCTTATAGGCAGAGTATTTTTGATGGTATCATTCACAGGCCCGATGACCACATGGATAAATCCCGTAGACGGGACAACTGGGGCGACACCCCTTTCGCTGATGAAAATGCAGGGAGTATCAACAGATTATATGAAACTATTCCTAGGAAATGTAGGCGGATCATTAGGAGAGACATCAGCATTACTTATTATTATCGGAGGTCTGTTTTTGATATTTAAAGGTTATGCAGATTGGAGAATACCCGCAAGCTATTTAGGCACAGTTGCGGTCTTATCTCTTATTCTAGGCAGGGATCCTATTTTTCATTTACTTGCAGGCGGCCTTATGCTAGGGGCATTCTTTATGGCAACAGATATGGTTACAACACCTATTACAAAGAAAGGCAAAATAATCTTTGGTATTGGAGCAGGGTTTTTTACAGTTTTGATAAGATTTTTCGGCGGGTATCCGGAGGGCGTGTCGTTTTCTATTCTCCTTATGAACGCCTTTACACCGATAATCAATAGATTTACCGTCCCTAGAATCTATGGTGAGGTGAAAGCCAAATGAACCAATATGTAAAAATGATAGTAGTGCTTCTTGTTATTTCGTGCGCATCTGGGGCGGTTCTAGCCTTGTCTTACGCAGTTACTAATCCGAAAATTCAACAGCAGGAACTACAAAAGTTGCAAGAATCAGTGCTTAAGGTAATTCCAGGTGCAACCAAAATGGAAGAGGTGCAAAAAGACGGAATTACAGTATATATTGGACTTGATGATCAAGGAAACAAGAAGGGGATAGCATTTCCTGCGTCAGGCTCCGGCTTTAATGGTGTAATTGAGCTTATGGTGGGATATAATCCTACTGAAGGCAAGCTTACAGGTGTTGAAGTGCTGTCTATGAGCGAGACACCGGGTCTTGGCGCAAAAATCACGGAAGAGTCTTTTACGGGACAATTTAATGGCAAGTCGGTTAAAGACCAATTTATAGTCAAACAAGATGTACAGGCGATTTCGGGTGCCACAATATCCTCTACCGCGGTAACAAAGGCAATAAAGGCCTCGCTAGATGAAATAGTAAAACTGTACCCCGTAGGAGGTGATTTTTAGTTATGCAGCTAATAAAGGATTTTGTAAATGGTATTTGGAACGAAAATCCAATATTTCGAATAGTTATAGGTATATGTTCAGCACTTGCAGTAACTACTTCAGCAAACAACGGTATTGCAATGGGAATGGCTCTTACTTTTGTGCTGACATGTTCAAGTATATTAATATCACTGCTCAGAAACATAATTCCTTCAAAGGTCAGGATTCCGTGTTATGTTATAGTAATAGCTACTTTTACTACCGTGGTCGACCTTTTTATGAAAGGATACTTTCCTGCATTATACAATGTCATGGGAATATTTATCCCTCTAATAGTGGTTAACTGTATTGTCCTTGCACGAGCAGAAGCGTTTGCTTCAAAAGTAGGCCCTCTTAGAGCAACTGCTGACGCACTTGGCATGGGCTTAGGCTACACATGGGCAATTACTCTAATCAGTATAATAAGAGAAATTATGGGAACAGGATCGGTTTTTGGGTATAAAATTCTCGGAGCAGGTTTTACGCCATGGGTTATTGCAATCTTGCCGCCCGGAGCCTTTATAGTTATGGGTATCTTGGTTGGCCTTATGAATCTTATAACTAGAAAAACAGCCAACAGCGCCGACGGCCATTAAAGGAGCGTGATTATATATGGCAAAAGAATTATTTTTTATCATTGTTGGTTCGATTTTTGTAAATAACTTTGTTTTTTCCAGATTTCTTGGCAACTGTCCATTCTTAGGCGTCTCCAATAAAACTGAAACAGCAATCGGAATGGGTATAGCAACAACATTTGTACTTACCATGACGGGAGTTGCGGCATATCTTATTCAAAACTATGTATTAGTTCCCTTCGGATTGGAAGATTTTCTTCAAATAGTTGCCTTTATCCTTGTTATAGCGTCATTGGTGCAGCTTGTGGAGATGATAGTTTTAAAAGTAAGTCCTACTTTATATAATGCCTTCGGCATATTTCTGCCGCTAATTACTACTAACTGTATTGTTATGGCTGTTGCACTTTTGATACCGCTGAACAACTATAATTTAGTAGAAAGTATTGCCCTGGGATTTGGAGCAGGAGTAGGTTTTACATTGGCACTAGCTTTAATGTCCGGCATAAGGGAAGAATTAGAATTTGCAGATGTTCCGGATGCACTTAAAGGGCCTGCAATTGTATTTATTACAGCGGGTCTGCTGTCGATGATATTTTTAGGTTTTACAGGACTTGTGCCACTAGCGTAAGACAAAGCGTGGGAGGTAAAAAAAATGTCTAATATAATATTAATTTCAATATTGAGCATGGGTGGCCTGGGCTTATTGCTGGGTGCAGGTCTTGCAATAGCGTCCAAGCAGCTGGCAGTAGAGACGGATCCGAAAGTAGATGCTATTCTTGAAGTACTGCCGGGAGCTAACTGTGGTGCGTGCGGATATCCCGGCTGTTCAGGCGCGGCAAAAGCAATTGCTGAGGGGAGAGCACCGGTTAATACTTGTCCTGTAGGGGGAGAAGCGGTTGCGAAAAAGGTTGCCAAGATTATGGGCGTTGATGATATAGGTGCCTCAGGAGATAGAAAAATTGCAAGGGTTCTGTGCCAAGGAGGAAATAATGAAGCTAAAACAAAAGCGGAATACCATGGAGTAAAAACATGTAAAGCAGCATCCATGGTAAACGGCGGCCCAAAAGCCTGTCCTTTTGGCTGCCTAGGTTTTGGCGACTGCACAATTGTTTGCCCTGTTGATGCTATAATTATGGGAGATAATGGTCTTCCTGTAATAGACGAACAAAAATGTATTGGCTGCGGCCTTTGTGCCGAAGCATGTCCGAAAAACGTTTTAGCGCTAGTTTCCGAGAAAAATGAGGTATGGGTAAGCTGCCGGGCCACGATGAAACCAAAAGAGACAAGGCAGGTGTGCAGCAAAGGATGTATAGCTTGCAAACAATGTGAAAAAGTATGTCCTTTTGATGCTGTCCATGTCAACAATAACGTGGCAGTAATTGACTATGAAAAATGTCGCAGCTGCATGCTATGTGTTGAGAAATGTCCGACCAAATCAATTGTTCCAGCATTTAGCCAGCGTAAAAAAGCGGTAATTATCGAAGAAAAGTGCACCGGTTGCACCGTGTGTGCCAGGAATTGCCCGGTAAAGGCAATTACGGGAGAGGTAAAAAAAGTTCATACCGTAAATCCGGAGCTGTGCATCGGATGCGGGATTTGTCAGGAAAAATGTCGCATGAATGCTATCGAAATGGTGCGTGACGGCGAAAAAGAGATAAAAACTAACAACAAATGCGCCACTGCAAAATAATAGAAATATTAGCTAAAACCTATACGTTTATCACAAAAGCCCGAATGCTTAATTACGCGTTCGGGCTTTTGTGAATAAGAAATGTGTTATTATGGATATAAGAGTATGGCTTAGTGAATGTTTATTGCCATGGAATACTGCAAGATATTAAGATATTCACAAAATACAGTAAGTAGGAGCTACCGTAATGAAGCGATATCAGAAAGTATATGAAACAGTAAAATCTGAGTGTATGCGACAATTAGAGCAAAATGGTGAACTTTTCGGAGTTTGTGCCCAAGAAGTTGCAGAGATTTTAAAGATATACCGTTCTAATGCTTCCAGCGACTTGAACTACCTTGTGCGAGAGGGAAAGCTGGAAAAAGTAAGTGGAAAACCCGTTTTTTATAAGATTAAAGCAGAAGATCTTGATTTATTAACAAGACATAAACTTTACATAGAGAAGAGCAATCAGAAAGCTCAGGGGGTTTTGGATAAAATTATCGGAGCAAATGATAGTCTTAAGACAGCTGTATTGCAGGCAAAAGCGGCTATTATGTATCCACCTATGGGCCTTCATACCTTACTGCTGGGCGAAACCGGTACAGGGAAATCTATGTTTGCTGAAGCGATTTATAGACATGCTAAGGAAATTGGAATACTAAAAAAAGAGGCTCCATTTGTAACATTTAACTGTGCCGACTATGCCCATAATCCACAGCTTCTTATTTCTCAATTGTTTGGAGTAAAAAAGGGGACATACACAGGGGCTGATAAGGATAAAGCGGGTCTTGTGGCCAAAGCTGATGGGGGAATACTTTTCCTTGACGAAGTTCATAGACTGCCGCCCGAGGGACAAGAAATGCTTTTTTATCTTATAGATAAAGGTTTGTATAGAAGGCTTGGCGAAATAGATGCGTTACATGAAGCACGAATTCTAATTATATGCGCTACTACAGAGGAGCCGGAATCCTCTCTTCTTTCAACCTTTATAAGGCGAATACCGATGACAGTAAAACTTCCACCCCTTAGGCAGCGCACACTTAGCGAGCGCTTAGAACTCATAAAAACTTTCTTTACAGAAGAAGCAAAATATCTAAAAATTGATATTCATGTAACTGAAAATTCCATGAGAGCCTTATTACTCTATGATTGTCCAAATAATATAGGGCAGCTTAAAAGTGATATAAAATTAAGCTGCGCAAAGTCTTTTATCCGTTACATATCCGGCAAAGAAGAGGATTGCCTCAAGATTAGAAGCGAAGATTTGCCCGAGTATGTAAGAAATGGCATACTGCATTACAGGGAACACCGAGAAGAGCTTAAAAGGCTTGGCCTGAAAAGTGAAGCAGTTTTTGGAGCAGAAAAGGATAAACCTCAAATTCTTGATAAAACAAATACACTTAATATTTATGAGGTTATTGAAGAAAAAAGAAATACTTTAAAACGAAAGGGATTGACAGAGAAAGATATTGACTTAATGCTATCGCTTGACATAGAAAACATTTTAAAAAAATATATTTCAAGACTTAATGAGCAAAGCATGGAGCAACTTTACAAAGTAGTTGATAAAAAAATTGTTGCCATAGCTAAGTGTTTTTTGGATTATGCAGCAAGCCAATTGAATAGAGTTTTTAGCGAAAAAGTATTGTACAGCATTTCTATGCATGTCTCCAGCACTTTAGAAAGGATTAAAGCCAATAAAATTATTTTTAATCCACGTACCAATGAAATCAAGACACTGTATCCAAAAGAATTCGGTGTTTCTTTTAAAATGGCTGAACTATTAAGAAATAATTTTGGAGTTGATATACCAGAAGATGAATTAGGATTTATTACTATGTTCTTAATAACAGAAGAAAACGGAAAAGAAAACAAGTCGTCTCGCGTCGGGGTAGTGGTTGCAATGCATGGGGAAACTACAGCTACTTCTATGGTGGATGTAGCTGCAAAACTGCTGGGCGAAAGACACGCCGTAGGCTATAATTTGCCTCTTGATAAAAAGCCGGAAATAGCTCTTGAAGAACTAACTGAATTGGTAATTAAAATAAATGAAGGCAAAGGTGTAATCGTTTTGGCAGACATGGGGTCCCTGGTGTTTTTTGGCGATATTATTCACGAGAGAACCGGTATACCCATAAAGACCGTCGAAATGGTAAGCACTCCAATGGTACTTGAAGCTTCAAGAAAAGCGACAATGGCGGCAAGCCTTGATGAAGTGTATGATGCAGTCATAAATTTTAGTCCTTATATTGGCCGCATTTATTATGCTGATAACCTAAACTATAACAA containing:
- a CDS encoding RnfABCDGE type electron transport complex subunit B, yielding MSNIILISILSMGGLGLLLGAGLAIASKQLAVETDPKVDAILEVLPGANCGACGYPGCSGAAKAIAEGRAPVNTCPVGGEAVAKKVAKIMGVDDIGASGDRKIARVLCQGGNNEAKTKAEYHGVKTCKAASMVNGGPKACPFGCLGFGDCTIVCPVDAIIMGDNGLPVIDEQKCIGCGLCAEACPKNVLALVSEKNEVWVSCRATMKPKETRQVCSKGCIACKQCEKVCPFDAVHVNNNVAVIDYEKCRSCMLCVEKCPTKSIVPAFSQRKKAVIIEEKCTGCTVCARNCPVKAITGEVKKVHTVNPELCIGCGICQEKCRMNAIEMVRDGEKEIKTNNKCATAK
- the rsxA gene encoding electron transport complex subunit RsxA; this translates as MAKELFFIIVGSIFVNNFVFSRFLGNCPFLGVSNKTETAIGMGIATTFVLTMTGVAAYLIQNYVLVPFGLEDFLQIVAFILVIASLVQLVEMIVLKVSPTLYNAFGIFLPLITTNCIVMAVALLIPLNNYNLVESIALGFGAGVGFTLALALMSGIREELEFADVPDALKGPAIVFITAGLLSMIFLGFTGLVPLA
- a CDS encoding RnfABCDGE type electron transport complex subunit D, whose translation is MEDYNLIVTSSPHIHSGESTSKIMLTVAAALLLPTIGSIYFFGPRALALVIVSSVAAVITEAIFQKLRNRPITIKDGSALVTGMLLALNLPPGLPYWMAAVGAVVAISLGKQIYGGIGANPFNPALIGRVFLMVSFTGPMTTWINPVDGTTGATPLSLMKMQGVSTDYMKLFLGNVGGSLGETSALLIIIGGLFLIFKGYADWRIPASYLGTVAVLSLILGRDPIFHLLAGGLMLGAFFMATDMVTTPITKKGKIIFGIGAGFFTVLIRFFGGYPEGVSFSILLMNAFTPIINRFTVPRIYGEVKAK
- a CDS encoding formate/nitrite transporter family protein; amino-acid sequence: MNNFLSPKEIAEAFDNVSVGKAKNSLVNLIILGILAGAYIAFAGFASQMISYGITNPGLAKFASGAVFPTGLILVVICGAELFTGNNLMIIGLMDKKISLEQLLRNWITVYISNFIGSVIIAYLISCSGLLDSGGQLLGATVIKTAITKASLPFSQALVRGILCNIMVVLAVWMATAAKDIAGKICAIWFPIMLFVMSGFEHSVANMYFIPAGIFAASNAAYLEVGKIDPSSIGVLNAGGLFSNLIPVTIGNILGGAIVIGIAYWYVYRRNS
- a CDS encoding sigma 54-interacting transcriptional regulator translates to MKRYQKVYETVKSECMRQLEQNGELFGVCAQEVAEILKIYRSNASSDLNYLVREGKLEKVSGKPVFYKIKAEDLDLLTRHKLYIEKSNQKAQGVLDKIIGANDSLKTAVLQAKAAIMYPPMGLHTLLLGETGTGKSMFAEAIYRHAKEIGILKKEAPFVTFNCADYAHNPQLLISQLFGVKKGTYTGADKDKAGLVAKADGGILFLDEVHRLPPEGQEMLFYLIDKGLYRRLGEIDALHEARILIICATTEEPESSLLSTFIRRIPMTVKLPPLRQRTLSERLELIKTFFTEEAKYLKIDIHVTENSMRALLLYDCPNNIGQLKSDIKLSCAKSFIRYISGKEEDCLKIRSEDLPEYVRNGILHYREHREELKRLGLKSEAVFGAEKDKPQILDKTNTLNIYEVIEEKRNTLKRKGLTEKDIDLMLSLDIENILKKYISRLNEQSMEQLYKVVDKKIVAIAKCFLDYAASQLNRVFSEKVLYSISMHVSSTLERIKANKIIFNPRTNEIKTLYPKEFGVSFKMAELLRNNFGVDIPEDELGFITMFLITEENGKENKSSRVGVVVAMHGETTATSMVDVAAKLLGERHAVGYNLPLDKKPEIALEELTELVIKINEGKGVIVLADMGSLVFFGDIIHERTGIPIKTVEMVSTPMVLEASRKATMAASLDEVYDAVINFSPYIGRIYYADNLNYNKGIRDDVIVTACFTGEGAALKMKDIVERYLDNTCKNADVIPIDINSVEDYNRKIAQIKQEKNILAVISSVKPEDITLKYLSPKDLLENKAESFLKSELLDKNIVLIEQMKEVVKENTSIDSEKYIKDFITFYKSLKKHNIILNEDMIVGFILHISCAIEKIQTGTFKPKINTAQISFLKEKYPEDFKTVASALESMEKSFNISFPDEIYSNLVKVIHFL
- a CDS encoding RnfABCDGE type electron transport complex subunit G — translated: MNQYVKMIVVLLVISCASGAVLALSYAVTNPKIQQQELQKLQESVLKVIPGATKMEEVQKDGITVYIGLDDQGNKKGIAFPASGSGFNGVIELMVGYNPTEGKLTGVEVLSMSETPGLGAKITEESFTGQFNGKSVKDQFIVKQDVQAISGATISSTAVTKAIKASLDEIVKLYPVGGDF
- the rsxC gene encoding electron transport complex subunit RsxC, whose translation is MVKTFNGGIHPPYNKELTKNKPIKEAVLPSKVILPMGMHVGAPCEPLVKVGDMVKKGQKIGDSKAFVSVPVHASISGKVIAVEPRLWPGGGLMMSVVIESDGKDEAYEDINPPKPLDKLTPEEIKSIIREAGMAGLGGAGFPTHVKLAVPPEKNIDTIIVNAAECEPYITADHRLLLEHPEDVVLGLKAIMKAVNVNKGIIAIEDNKIDALDGINRAIAGSEGIQVIILATKYPQGGEKQLIQAVTDREVPSGGLPMDVGVIVNNAGTCAAIAKVLKTGMPLIERITTVTGSGINEPSNLLIRIGTPLIDIIEQCGGFKGTPGKVLMGGPMMGLAQSTLDVPAIKGTSGILVLEKSDVKLFEPSTCINCARCVDACPINLLPTRLAKFSEKGRWKDAEDYHAMDCIECGCCAYVCPAHIPLTQHIRIAKNTITALRKKNKK
- the rsxE gene encoding electron transport complex subunit RsxE, with translation MQLIKDFVNGIWNENPIFRIVIGICSALAVTTSANNGIAMGMALTFVLTCSSILISLLRNIIPSKVRIPCYVIVIATFTTVVDLFMKGYFPALYNVMGIFIPLIVVNCIVLARAEAFASKVGPLRATADALGMGLGYTWAITLISIIREIMGTGSVFGYKILGAGFTPWVIAILPPGAFIVMGILVGLMNLITRKTANSADGH